The region CAATGTTACCTCCTGCCATATTAATAACAGCAGTAGGTATAAAAAAAGGTGATACTCCTTTATAACCCCTTTCTAACAATGCACGATCATATTTTTCTATTGTCCCAAGACCGCCGATACCGGAACCTACGCTAACACCGCATCTAAACAAATTAAGCTTTTCTAAACTTAAACCTGAATGTTCTATGGCCTCACTAGCTGCAGCTAAAGCGTACAAACTAAATAAATCATACTTTTTAACTTCTTTTTTTTCTACATACTTTTCTGGTTCAAAACCTTTAACTTCGGCTGCTATTTGAACTTCAAAATTAGATGCATCAAATTTAGTAATTTTATCAATTCCACTTATACCGTTTATGGCATTTTTATAACTTTCTTCAGCAGACAGACCTATGGGTGATACCATCCCATAGCCTGTTATAACTACACGCTTTCTCATAATTATTATTTATTGATATGACTTTCTACATAATTTATTGCATCTTGAACAGTTAAAATTTTTTCTGCATCTGAATCTGGAATTTCTATCCCAAATTTTTCTTCCATAGCCATAACTAATTCCACTGTATCCAAAGAATCCGCACCTAAATCTTCAATAAATTTTGCCTCTGGCTTAATTTCTTCTTCTTCTACCCCAAGTTGCTCTTTGATGATATCTTTTACTTGATCTGCAATAGATGACATCTAC is a window of Desulfurella sp. DNA encoding:
- the acpP gene encoding acyl carrier protein, which codes for MSSIADQVKDIIKEQLGVEEEEIKPEAKFIEDLGADSLDTVELVMAMEEKFGIEIPDSDAEKILTVQDAINYVESHINK